TGAACTGATGTATGTCACAGTCGAATAAAGGATAAGTATAGAAAGAAAATGTATGCAAAGCTAtgatttttattgttctttttttgcATGTTAATTAAAGCAAATGACGAAAGATTTCACATTTCATATAAAGCAAATTGTTTcgttatttattgataaatggTTACATTTGCTTCGGGCATCAGATGAAAGTTTTATTAGCGGTCAAAATGTCAGAAGGATCGTGTGTCGTGtatatttttgacaaatgtGTTTAAATACCTAGGAAATTAGACAATTACATGTACACGTATATAacgattttgttttacaaaatctaAAATAAGGCTTCTGAAactatttttaactatatatattaaGGATGTACATGTCTGAGGAGCCAgacatttctagaattaaactttctTTCTTTACCTGATTTTTGGGTTAAGATGGCAGTCACTAAAAAAGCATATGACCGAAGAAAAATATATGTggtggtatattttttttattacggaCATTtgattttcacatttttcatcaATGTTGATCCTTTTGGGGCTATtatcatgaagaaaaaaacagtttcacaatttaacttttttttatactttcgaTAAAGAGGTAGTTGAACGTTACAATCTGActaaatttaacttaaaaaacaaaactatagatAATTGATGATATAGGAAAGTTTTATCAAATGTGTTGCTTTTTTTAGGCAAGTTGaccatgctgtcaattttgtaaatattggatttttctacattttgaGAACAAAAAGCATATGATTTCTacatctttgtaataattgattaaaaaactaCTTTATCCAAtaaattagaaaagaaaaaaaattatatgagatgtatatatgtttctgaTAAAATCATTTCGTGTaaccctcacccattttctcaacCTGAATAATTATGGAAGTTCCAgtaagattaaaataaatttgatattgctTAATCAGGTTTGGTCAAGATTTTATTAGGAAATATAGTAGATTAaccgacaagtcgaaaacaagcttttatttgtttcttaatGTGTGCACTCTTTTTATTTGCCTCTCTTTGCAAACCATTTTCTCTGTTAAACGCTCGGTTAAACGTAATCTTcgacaaaataaatttcaattaatCGGTAGTAACTGATTTATAtgaaggaggctcgcgggtataagattttcagaaaaaaaataaacatttaattttcattacaaattttataaattaccttaagtagttgttactttatcatatggcacaaaaatcattccaaaaatcaattcgtgttggccccagctgactttttaaatgtagatatcattgaaaaagctcgaaattatctccctttggtgcaacaATGctattttttggctttaaaattgaaatatctttttttactcatcggtgacctatattttttattgttgttttcaaataagctatacataaactaaataattgtaaaatgtaaGCGATTTTTGTAAttaggttctttttttatttcgatattacctctttttctcctattacttcaacagaaaaaaagaacatttataaaaatgtatgtttctttcgaaggcagattgtgagcgtaaatgatcGATGACCcctctcttttattttaatgataaaaaaaaaaccctctCTCTTATTCCATTTTTCtattaggtataagataaatttcatttatggaaaaaaatagcgaaatcttatatttaataaaaaaaaatgatttagacccgtgATATGATCTGTTTTCTAATGATTAAATCTAAAATGCCCAGTGTAATGTCCCGAACGGATATGGTGTAAATCATTCGAGACATATTTGTCTTCTTCAACTGTATTTTTTTCCCAGATTGCCTTTGGGTTTCTTCTTTTCGTTTGTTTCTCTTGCTTCTATTTTTTCGCAAACGTGAAAGATGGTTTAGTTGAATGGATTCGATATAAGagattttgttctttttatcttTCTCCAAAATTATACAAGATATCAGATTTGTATCCGAAGGTTTCGATAGGTTGTACACAAGAATTTTAACTCCACTAATTCATAGCCACATTGCTATTCTCTATTAAGTTTGAATAAAGTGACAGACATTGCCTGTCAAAACGATACCTACATATCAGCCTCGCTTAAAAAAATCCGCATACCTCAAATCAACGGAAATTGAGAGCACATGGAAGTCTTGAAgtacaaaaacatttacttCCGATCTGCGAACTGACCAAAACGTGCCCttctatttaaatttcatacaagtttattatcatttaaaattttctttcagCAAAGATGCAATAAAGATCCCAACACTAAGGGCtttcattttataacatatcGACCAAAATACTGTATATGCTTTGAAGTTACAGATTTGTGTTAGAActtttttgtgttacatgtGTACACTATGGACACTGGAAGGACTGTCAATATGCTGGTTTTTTGGGGGCTAGGCAATACTACATATCTCttttataaaactatattaTGTTTTGTTCCGTTTTCTCAATATATAATTGGCCACATTTGAATTGTGTATTATAAAAACTTAATTAAAGCtgcttaaatattttcttaagaaagttatttgtagctttattttattctagtaaattttatttgttttaatctattatAATGTTACTGTCATGTCAAATGTTTATGTCTTTTggcattttaatgaaataaaaaatatttcttcgtCTGTTTCTCCCCtgtatagaaaaataatgagatgCGGTATAATAtttgctaatgagacaaatatccaccaaagttcaaatgaagtgaagTCAATTATAGGCAAACGTATGTAGTCTTCAACATCCTCATACCGTAAAATCGGCTGTTGAAGGACCGTATACTacatcaaaaaaaatataaatcaattcacTAGATAAAATTAACggtttaatttataacaaatcaaatagcggtataaaacaaaatggcagACATGAACCaaaccactgaaatacatgctcctgacttggaaacaacacaatagaaaatattatttcacaaaatacaACTGTATAAACTAAAGCAAAACCAACAGAAACgtctttaaaaagataaattgcGATTTGcatcagaaatatataattggATGCTACAAAGATATATATGGTATTATGTTCAGTAGGATATTTAAGATGTTTAAGTTAAAATATTCATCTTCCTTCCGTTTTCTGTACGGTACATTCCGTCGGTATTGTTTTCGATTAAAAACATTGTTGTTGCACTATGGCTATAGATTGCATATTGTATGTAAATCTAAGGCAAAGGCAAACCACAGGTCATCAAGAGCCGGACTTTAGTTCCCAGTCGGCAGAATTCATCGTCTCTTGAGGAAAGTAAACTATTCAGAAAGAGATGACTCGGAAGGACTTTTGCCAAAGCCTTTGATAAGGTGCCACATAATAAGAcgcattttttaaaatgaaattatgaatTGTTTTGGTCTCTCGTAGATAGTTATATCTGAAGGTATTGTTCCATCatcctgatttttttataaagaacatATATAGTTGGCAGATCTATGATTAGTATTTATTCGTAAAGATTCAAAGCTAGACATTGTGTACATACACTTATTGCTGACGACTGTATGTCGccctctctctatatatatatatatatatatatatatacaactcgtctaaacatcaacccaacaatgttagatctgtaaattcaTTCAGTTAAATTTTCTGTAAGCTAAGAAGATAAGAAGAGTTTATTCTATATAAGAATACTAGTAAgtagatgtagtatgattgccatatatatatatatatatatataggaagttgttgtatgattgccaatgagacacctctccatccaagtcaagatttgtcaaagtaaaccattataggtcaatgtacggtcttcaacaaggagccttggctcacatcgaacagcacgCTATTCATGGCACCAAAatgactaatgtaaaaccattcaaaggggaaaaccaacggtctaatttatataaaaaaaaaacaaacggaAAACactaatgaaccacatcaacaatgCTAATAATATTGTTGTGTTGTTGTCCCGATTGGCATATACCCAGCATTTGCATTTGTTCATAGAGAAATGCCTATTGAGATTATACATTCGAATATCTCTAAACCGTTCGTATAATTATACTACATTTGACTAGAATAAGAAAAAACGCGCGAACGGTCTCTTCCTTTAGTACTATAGATATTTACTATATTAATTTTGCAATTGTATTTAAGCTGCAtgtaaggattttttttattttatgagttctgataattgtattttttctttttaaatgtttggttCTGGGGAAAATTTAGTACAACATATCTAAAGGAAAAAGTAAGACACAGGCTATGATCAAAGATCTCTAGCTCCCATACATTAGTCGTCGGGAAAAATCTAGAAAGTATATTCACTATATATCATGTTGTATTATATCTCATTCTTGAGTAGTATGCCATCTGACTGTTGTCAGATCTGTTATCTTGCTACTTATATTGAAAAAGACGATACGGTGCGTTTTTagtcttttgtttattgtttattttaatgttgcTTCATGTAGTTTAAACATGTAGATCATTTTCTATTGTAAAATTTCGCTCCTTAAGTTATAGCTTTggaccaacaacaaaaaaacgaaaTGTTACTGCGGACATGATTTCTTAAGGAGTGTGTATAATACTATTTGtatatttcgtttttttattgcattgtaCTAAATTATATACGATATGATTTATGCACATTTTTTGTATGTCTGTACGTTGACCTTTGGTTGTTTTTATCCTCGTCCTACAGTTTCGAATGGATAGTTGTCCCATTTGGCAATCCTATACACATGTCCCTATGGTATGACCTTCCGGGAACAAaatctatttattaaaatttaaatgtacacTTCTTACTATAAAACGCGTCACTCTTCGCCATAAATATGACAAATCACGTTTGCAGCATGCAAAGATGTGTAGTAACTGCTTTACTGTTCTTATAACTATttaacacacattttttttcaataaaaataacactCAAAAGAGTTGGCGtcgataatttttttcatatcagtCTTTATGGGTTATTTCTtcgcattaaaataaaattcattcagTTAAATTTTCTGTAAGCTAAGAAGATAAGAAGAGTTTATTCTATATAAGAATACTAGTAAgtagatgtagtatgattgccaatgagacaactctctaaaagacctattccctattccctgtcacataaattaacatttaaaggtcaccgtacagccttctaTACcttatagtcagctataaaatgccaaaaaatcacaaatgtaaaacaattcaaacgagaaaagtaatgttttttttcaaatgttttaatttctaATGAGGATAATAATAATTCCCGATTCTCTGCCATCGTGTGAACACATTTGTCACCTGTGAATAAACGTGTATTCCCCGCCGTGCAAAACGTCTCGTCCCTTTGCGTTTATAATTTACGTTTCGTTGAATCGTGTTCTCTATAATTCTCATAAACATGCTTAACCCCgtacatttttgcgcctgtcccaagtcaggagcctctggcttttgttagtcttgtattatttttattttagtttcttgtgtacaatttggagtttagtatggtgttcattatcaccgAACTAGTATATagttgttaaggggccagctgaaggacgactccgggtgcgtgaatttctcgctacattgaagacctgttggtgaccttctgctgttgtcttttctatggacgggttgttgtctctttgacacattccccatttccattttcaattttattctcgTATGAAGAAATTCATGAAGAGaaaatttactaaataaaaCCAATAGGAAATAAGTAGTTGGTTTTATTGGACTTTTGAAAAGCTTATATTCATTTCGGCCGCTGgcatcaataatttttttcttttaaaagtcaTTGAAACAACataattatttcatcaaaagaCATTACTTGTATAGTGTTGTTGCatgacatatacaatatatgttgTAAGAAACTCCTGCACCCGCAACTCGTGATGATGATAACAATAGTTTACAAATAAAGGTAAGGTCGGATGATCAAGAGATTGTCCGCCTGTTCATCTGCTGTCATGCTGAAATATTATTGTCATATTTTATACataagatataaataaacaCGACATAAATATCATTTGATGCGGACTTGTAAGATTAATTTGAAGAAGAAACAAAAATGACATTGTGAAACTTCATCAAACATGGATATGCAGGCAGTTTTTGTGCTCTTATTCGCATGGTTTTGCATATCAGTTGCAAGTaagtattaatatttgttattggaAATTGATTAAACCATATTGATAAGGTCTATAGATCAGTGTTTTCAGATCAAAACGTGAAAAATTTAACCAATCATTATTCCCttattcaaattgtttttgattAAAAGCTAAGATTTTCTCATTATCAACGAAAAAACCTTACTGTATTCTTTAACATTAGTTTCCGTAAAAGACCATTAGAAATTGTTTTTAACTCTACTTTTTTTTGCGTTACAAAATATAAGGTATATGATATTAACATCAAAACGATggtaaaattaattatgaaCCAAATAAATTTCCTCACTAGATCTAGTTATCAAAAGTTGGTACAAAAGcattgactaaaattaatttggctcgtttaattttcctaaatttttgacaaaatattcgttttgaccttttgacaaaaaaaaattaaaaaatcaaaaaaatccttGAAGCACACACTTTATTGGAAAATTTTCATTGGATATAATAGCAGTTTGACAAGCTatgattttgatcattgagaagcttttatttccttaaaaacgttcagctgatttttactgagttatctccctgtagtgttatgttTCACCTTAATGAACAGAATAGATACTACAGTTGCATGTTTGGGAtggcaaaaatataaacatttgtaaaagCTTGATACATCCTTGCACAGAAGTTTCAATTCCAATTCAATCTCTTTTAGTTACTATAGCTCAGTCAAATGGGTTTCCTTGCGTTCATTAAAAAACCTCGTTTAACTAAATCTTTGTTAAACACTTCCAATATGTTTGTGATGCTCAATTTTCTCTCCATTTAGTTATAATGATTCATGTAAGTAGCCATAGCAGTAATATACACTAGCTTCACATGCTATTTCAAACCTTCTTTTAATGATGTGCAATGCATAATATATTGACAAAAtcattcatttgtatttgtataaaacACTCATCTGAGAGGTGAATGCGACTTTTTTATGAATCTATTTGAGTGTTAAAACGTTTACCGAAACCCCAACCTAATCCTTATTTATACAATGTATCGttatttatattcaacagaTCCAGTGAAACAATTAACTGGTGGATCACATAATAGTAAAGGAACCAACACAGCATCTGTGGGAAGAGCCAATATTGGACGAGCGGGTTCATTAGCAAATAAGATACTCATACCGGGAAAGAAATCTTCAGGGATAAAACTTTTAGAAACATCACATCTGTTAGGCACTGCAGGTCCATTCGATAGGAATGTGCTGCCATCCCAAAACGATTTAGGGTTAGATAACTCTTTCTCAACATCTACAAACAATGGTATACAGAGAGACACAAGGAATAACAAAAGAAGTCACGACTTTGATGATTGGGATTCTTGGGAAAGTTCTGATGAGCATAGTCACAGACGAGGAAATGAAATTCGTAGAGATCATTCCGATTGGGACAGTTGGGAATGGGATTCAGGTGAGTTTCATGCAaaagaaagatttgaaaaaaatcataatatgcGTGGTGGTTGGACGGTTAGAGATGATTGGGAAGATTGGGATTCAGATATATCCTCAGAGGGAATGTATGATCGAGGGAATCTTAATACCAGACCAATAGGGTCACACAGAGGGTTGAAAAGAACAGTCGACGATTGGGACGACGAGTGGGATTTAGATAGTTCTTCAGAGGATATAGAATATCGAAGTGGACTCAAATTCAGACAACCGTTATTAAATAATAGAAAGAAAGGAACAGTCGATGATTGGGATGACTGGGATTCAGATATATCTTCAATGGAAACAGATGATTGGAGAAAAGTCAGACATATTTTGCCAAATAACAGAAGGAAAGGAACTATCCATGATCAGGATGACTGGGATTCAGATACATCTTCATGGGAAACAGATGATCGGAGACTATTCCAAAGCAGAACAATAATGCCAAATAACAGAAGGAAAGGAATACTCCATGATCGAGATGACTGGGATTCTGATTTTTCTGATGAAAAGAGGGATAGTGCACATAACCAAATGAACTCAAGGACAAACAATGGactaaaaagaaattttaattatcaaaGTGATAGTAGTGATTGGTTTGATGATTGGTCGGATGAAAGGTTCGAACAAAGTAATGGTAATGTTCGGAAGCCACATATGAGAATGTTCTCTTCCAGGAAAGATGACAAAGACGACTTCTTTGGTGATTGGTCAAGTGAACAAAGTGAAAGGACACATAGAAGAGTAGGCAGAAATAATAAAAGAACATTGCATGGCAATAACAGGTCAAATAGgttaaagaaagataacttaTATTTCGAAAGTGATGAAAATGAAATGTGGGATAATGCCAGGGAcaatgataatgaacgtcaGAACACACAAGATCCATTTTTGAAACGTGTGCAAAACGCTTTTTTATTAGACCTAGATGATATGGAAGACTTTAATAAAATACCAATGAAGAGAAAAACAATGTTACCAAAAGGAATCCAGTTCATTGGAAAAGATAACTGAGACCACAGAGAATTAATTAACCAAAGATTAACGGTTCAAAAATCcgatttaaaattttctgtttaacaACCTTTTTTGTTACAGAATGTCTGGTGTAGAAAAGCGAAATACAAACGACAGGAACGATGGAATGTAGAATCCTGGttccgataaaaaaaaatgcctttgtCCTTCTcctttgttaaacattttatagaCTTTTGTTAGGACGATCTCTACTGAGTTTTATACTCAGTAAATACAAGTATTTCTATCTTATGCTTATGCCtactttttcatattcataaaaaaaattatggacCTTAACTTATCCTTTGCAACgatgttatatttcaattttcgtGATTTTGCTGCGTTGTTGCATTTGATTTGCCACTGggttttgattgattgttggttgattaacgtccagtggcaaatatttcatgcatattcaggacgagaacaagttcacaataaatacaataggtaggttgatacaaaagaggccatctgggattatggtcggggaaatttggattgccactagaaaatgagggtatattggatagggacagaaattttgccttgcaacaggccacctacggacccctcaaagagttgttgcaagggttcttaacgtgcaaagatcGTGGCACTCTCTtaacacgaggcatcggatttaacgtccccttctgaccggacgtgactgcgaacttgatacatcccgcacagccaaacggacaccccacttcggcaagcgttttactggtCGGgggaagaccaagtgaccatatttctataccccagtcacccttggggttgATTTGCCACTggggttttgatttttaatcgCGAATCATTTTGATCAAGTAAAATAAGgaatatattgattgattgataatttTCTAGTTGGTAATTGTCCAACAATTAATATGACATGCACATGGACGATTAAgggtttatataaaaaaatatatatatgaaatatgattatttttttcgttaatgtttaagaaaaggtaaaaaaaaatatgtatcgcTTTTAATAGCCATTAtggttaaattttgtcaaaataagctatgAAACATTGATGATGAATCATTCACTTGCAGGTTAATAATTCGCtctcattgaatccgtattcattTTATCCCTTAGCTGAGATGGATACTGCATGCATTGTGCGTGTTcagttatttaaaagaaaagaatgtcaaaattgaaagtgaaacagaGGTGAATCATTTGATTGACGTATTCTATCCACCAAAAATCATTCCTATACAGATGAAAACGACGACTAAcgtatattattaatttataatatgaaatgaaacaaagacAAATCCAAATGCACGAGTCTAAATCTATTTGCATCTATATTTATGTGTATATCGGTTGTATGGCAACCAGAGGTCTTCAGGGGTCAACTCCACAATTAACAAGATggcgtctagactaaaatacacacgaaacaaaGCTACATAT
This is a stretch of genomic DNA from Mytilus trossulus isolate FHL-02 chromosome 6, PNRI_Mtr1.1.1.hap1, whole genome shotgun sequence. It encodes these proteins:
- the LOC134721055 gene encoding bifunctional endo-1,4-beta-xylanase XylA-like, whose product is MDMQAVFVLLFAWFCISVANPVKQLTGGSHNSKGTNTASVGRANIGRAGSLANKILIPGKKSSGIKLLETSHLLGTAGPFDRNVLPSQNDLGLDNSFSTSTNNGIQRDTRNNKRSHDFDDWDSWESSDEHSHRRGNEIRRDHSDWDSWEWDSGEFHAKERFEKNHNMRGGWTVRDDWEDWDSDISSEGMYDRGNLNTRPIGSHRGLKRTVDDWDDEWDLDSSSEDIEYRSGLKFRQPLLNNRKKGTVDDWDDWDSDISSMETDDWRKVRHILPNNRRKGTIHDQDDWDSDTSSWETDDRRLFQSRTIMPNNRRKGILHDRDDWDSDFSDEKRDSAHNQMNSRTNNGLKRNFNYQSDSSDWFDDWSDERFEQSNGNVRKPHMRMFSSRKDDKDDFFGDWSSEQSERTHRRVGRNNKRTLHGNNRSNRLKKDNLYFESDENEMWDNARDNDNERQNTQDPFLKRVQNAFLLDLDDMEDFNKIPMKRKTMLPKGIQFIGKDN